The Actinomycetota bacterium genome segment GATCCTATCCACGCTGATCGTCCGAGGTGCTGCTGGCCGTGTTCATGGGATCGATCCTGGTGGTGTGGGCCGTCATGTTGATGGACCACGCGGCGTCCTCCCCGGCGCCGGCCACCGGACCCGGCTGGGGTACCGGTAGGCGCCGCTACGTGGCGAGGGCGATATCGAGCACGCCCTCGCCGCATCCTGTCTCTCGGGCCGCCCGAAGCCAGGCCACCACAGGAGTCGATGGTCCCTGGCCGTGCCGGACATTCGACCCTACGGGGGACCGTGGACGGCAGGGAGACTGAGCGCGACACGGCTGCTCGGCAAGGAGGAAGCACACGATGGCAGCGCCAACCCTTCCAGCGCGTCAGCTCACCACCTCCCCACCTCGATCAGGGCCGGCAGCGACCACATCCATGGCGGCGCAGCACCGGTCCAGGAACTCCAAGGTCGCGGGGGTCCTGCTCTCGCTCGCCGGCACCGCGATCCTGATGGGGTTCATCACCGCCGAAGCGCTGTACCCCGGCGTCTACACCACCCACACCAACACGGTCAGCCACCTCGGCGCGTCCGAGCCACCCAACAGCGTCGTCCTGCAGCCCTCGGCGGCCATCTTCGACATCACCATGCTGGTCGCCGGAGCCATGATCCTGGCCGGGGCCTGGTTCGCCTACCGGGCGCTGGGGCGCAAGGCGGTGTTGATCCCCACCGCGCTCCTCGGCGTCGGCACACTCGGCGTCGGCGTCTTCCCCCTGACCCACCCGGCCCCGCACACCCTGTTCGCCTTCACCGCCTTCCTGGCCGGCGGCATCGCCGTCGTCCTGTCGTCCCGCGTGACCACGGCCCCGTTCCGCCATCTCTGGACGACCCTCGGAGCGATCGCCCTCGGCGCGACCGTGCTCGCCCTGGACGCGTTCCGCAGCTGGGCCCCGATGGTTGAGCTCGGCGAGGGCGGCCTCGAGCGGTGGATCGTGTACCCGATCGTCCTGTGGCTGGTGGCCTTCGGCAGCTACCTGCTGGCGATTGCCAACCCGACCGACACCAGGAACCCAGCCGGCACGGGAGGTTGACGATGCACATCCTCGACGGCTACGACGCCGTCTTCATCGGCGGGGCGCTGTACGCGGGCCGCTGGCACCGCGATGCACGACGGTTCGTCAAGCGCCACCCCGGCGCATTGCGCGAGCGGCCGGTGTGGCTGTTCAGCAGCGGCCCACTGGACGGCTCGGCGATCGAGGCCATTCCGCCGGTACCGCAGGTGCAGGAGCTGCCCACGCGGATCGGCGCCCGCGGCCATGTCACCCTCGGTGGCCGCCTCCCCGCCGATGCCAAGGGATTCCCGGCCAGCGCGATGGCCAAGACCCACGCCGAGGTCGCAATGGAGCCGATGTCGCTTGACCTTGCCGGGCGGTTGCATGCCTAATCGACGTCAGGAGAACCGGAGCAAGCCAACTCCAAGGGGAAGCGCCGTGGCCGTAGCCACCGCCATGCCGCCGGCGCCGAGTGACGACAAGCGCTGGCGGATTGTCGAGACGCGCATGCGGCGGTTGGGGCAGCGGCCCGACGCCCTCATCGAGGTACTGCACGCAGCGCAGGAGGCGTTCGGTTATCTCGACACCCAGACCATGGAGTTCGTCGCGAGAAGCCTGGGGGTGCCGCTCAGCAAGGTCTACGGGGTCGCCACCTTCTACTCGCTTTTCACCCTCAAACCGCAGGGCGAGCACGCCTGCGTCGTGTGCACCGGTACGGCCTGCTACATCAACGGGGCCGGCGGGATCGTCGTCGCCATCGGTCGCGGGCTCGGCGTCCGGCCGGGGGAGACCACCACCGACGGCAAGCTGTCGCTGCTGACGGCCCGCTGCCTGGGCTCCTGCAGCCTGGCCCCGGCGATGATCCTGGACGGCGAGGTCCGCGGGAAGCTGACCGCCGAGGTGGTCGTGGCCGAATTGGAGGCGCTGTGACCAAGAACGCCGGAAGCGACCGGCCGGCGCGCCCGCCGCGCCGCCGCCGGGCGCGGGCGCCGGTCCTCCAAGGCCCGGCCCGGGCGTCGGCCCATGTCTGCCAGGCTGCCAGCTGCCTGTCCGCCTCCTCCGACCAGATCTTCGACGCCCTGGCCGAGCAGGTCACCGAGGCCGGGCTGACCGATGTGGCCGTCAAGCGGGTCGGCTGCCTGGGCCTGTGTGCCGCCGGCCCCCTGGTCGAGGTCCCCGAGACCGGCCGGCTGTTCGACCGCGTCCGCCCTGACGACCTGGGTGGCCTGGTCGAGGAGCTGCAGGCCGTCAGCCCCGGGACGACCCCGCCGCCGTCGCCGCCGTTCTTCGCCCGCCAGGTCCGGGTGGCCACCGAGAACTCCGGGCGGGTCGACCCCGAGGACCTGGACGACTACCGGGCCCGCGGCGGCTACCGGGCGCTGGAGACGGCGCTGCACTCGATGACCCCGGCCGAGGTGATCGACCAGGTCGTCCGCAGCGGCCTCCGGGGGCGCGGCGGGGCCGGCTACCCGACCGGGCTGAAGTGGACCACGGTGGCCAAGGCCGCCGGCGGGCAGAAGTACGTGATCTGCAACGCCGACGAGGGGGACCCGGGGGCGTTCATGGACCGCAGCGTGCTCGAGAGCGACCCGCATCGGGTGCTGGAGGGCATGGCCATCGCCGGCTACGCCGTGGGGGCCAGCCGCGGGTATGTCTACTGCCGGGCCGAGTACCCGCTGGCCG includes the following:
- a CDS encoding flavodoxin domain-containing protein — its product is MHILDGYDAVFIGGALYAGRWHRDARRFVKRHPGALRERPVWLFSSGPLDGSAIEAIPPVPQVQELPTRIGARGHVTLGGRLPADAKGFPASAMAKTHAEVAMEPMSLDLAGRLHA
- the hoxE gene encoding bidirectional hydrogenase complex protein HoxE — translated: MAVATAMPPAPSDDKRWRIVETRMRRLGQRPDALIEVLHAAQEAFGYLDTQTMEFVARSLGVPLSKVYGVATFYSLFTLKPQGEHACVVCTGTACYINGAGGIVVAIGRGLGVRPGETTTDGKLSLLTARCLGSCSLAPAMILDGEVRGKLTAEVVVAELEAL
- a CDS encoding DUF998 domain-containing protein, whose translation is MAAQHRSRNSKVAGVLLSLAGTAILMGFITAEALYPGVYTTHTNTVSHLGASEPPNSVVLQPSAAIFDITMLVAGAMILAGAWFAYRALGRKAVLIPTALLGVGTLGVGVFPLTHPAPHTLFAFTAFLAGGIAVVLSSRVTTAPFRHLWTTLGAIALGATVLALDAFRSWAPMVELGEGGLERWIVYPIVLWLVAFGSYLLAIANPTDTRNPAGTGG